A genomic segment from Torulaspora globosa chromosome 3, complete sequence encodes:
- the DPH6 gene encoding diphthine--ammonia ligase (ancestral locus Anc_8.349), with protein MKFVALVSGGKDSCFNVLHCLKQGHVLVAFANLHPADETKQELDSYMFQTVGHDVVSHYDRCAGIPLFRQEITHGSSRNLEMNYTPTRKDEIEDLHFLLAKIKKEIPEVEAVSVGAILSSYQRTRVEDVCRRLDLTVLSYLWQRDQLELMSEMCSMSKATDTGASDGLNMDARIIKVAAVGLDQSHLNMSLPQIFPIMKRLNRMYEVHICGEGGEFETMVLDAPFFVNGSLELVSQTVNNSDESNGVYSTQFEVVFKPKNTSPDMKEALRKLPVPPLLDDKWAFLLAMMKNFENKEVREQRNLDTPEDSLANPEISIVQAQGLLYISNLKGNSALASVEEQTQQVLDQLDSIMNKMGVEPSRAMSCSLVLQSMSDFSAVNSIYNRFFDISRHGPLPPSRACVESKSLGKNCLLQLSIVFDMAGSVKRLANDIIICPNKNGLHVQGRSYWAPCNIGPYSQAIWLNSDKNRISFLSGQIPLIPSSMEMISREPVLQGVLSLRHFDTIKTTIDAKKQLFMTCFVTSDLMVPIVSQIWSLYCGGMQYESELWMDKEDDPVRSLIIVKISGLPRNALCEWSGVACRELSVVDPVEDEDIQDLKSISHVKVQAKGSCVVSTVEVTNGQAQIQFTTGFADCLEDLKIFMNSINSRYKATLYFNPSDTQDFPAIANTEFLPVERIFDCNGTAHKFGFHLTV; from the coding sequence ATGAAGTTCGTTGCCCTTGTGTCTGGTGGGAAAGACTCCTGTTTCAATGTGCTGCATTGTTTGAAGCAGGGACATGTTTTAGTTGCTTTCGCCAATCTTCATCCCGCTGATGAGACTAAACAAGAGCTGGATAGCTATATGTTTCAGACGGTAGGCCATGATGTCGTTTCGCACTATGATAGATGTGCTGGCATTCCTCTCTTTAGGCAAGAGATAACGCATGGGAGCTCGAGAAACTTAGAAATGAATTACACGCCCACAAGGAAAGACGAGATCGAAGATCTGCACTTCTTACtggccaagatcaagaaagaaatccCAGAAGTGGAAGCTGTTAGCGTCGGAGCCATCTTATCGTCTTATCAACGAACAAGAGTTGAGGACGTATGTAGAAGGCTTGACTTGACGGTATTATCGTACTTATGGCAGAGGGACCAGCTTGAACTGATGAGCGAGATGTGCTCGATGTCTAAGGCTACTGATACCGGAGCTTCTGACGGTTTGAATATGGATGCTCGAATAATCAAAGTTGCCGCGGTAGGTCTCGATCAGTCTCATCTGAACATGTCTCTTCCGCAGATTTTCCCTATCATGAAGAGGTTGAACCGTATGTATGAGGTTCACATATGTGGGGAAGGTGGCGAGTTTGAAACTATGGTCCTGGATGCACCATTTTTTGTGAATGGTAGTTTAGAGCTGGTAAGCCAAACGGTAAATAATTCTGACGAGAGTAACGGTGTTTATAGCACACAGTTCGAAGTCGTTTTCAAACCAAAGAACACGAGTCCTGACATGAAGGAAGCACTGCGAAAGCTACCAGTCCCACCTCTACTTGATGATAAATGGgcctttcttctcgctatgatgaaaaatttcgaGAACAAAGAGGTCAGAGAGCAGAGAAACTTGGATACTCCTGAGGACTCCTTGGCTAATCCAGAAATCTCAATTGTTCAAGCCCAAGGGTTACTTTATATTTCAAATCTTAAAGGAAACTCCGCGCTGGCCTCTGTGGAAGAACAAACTCAACAAGTTTTGGATCAATTAGATTCAATCATGAATAAAATGGGAGTGGAACCTAGCAGAGCCATGAGCTGCTCCTTAGTTCTCCAATCCATGTCTGATTTTTCCGCTGTCAATTCCATATACAACCGCTTCTTTGACATATCACGCCACGGTCCTTTACCGCCTTCAAGAGCCTGTGTAGAGTCAAAGTCCTTAGGGAAGAATTGCCTACTGCAGCTCTCTATCGTGTTCGATATGGCCGGCTCCGTCAAGAGATTGGCCAATgacatcatcatctgccCCAATAAAAATGGGCTACATGTGCAAGGGCGCTCTTATTGGGCGCCATGCAATATCGGACCTTATTCTCAAGCAATTTGGCTGAACTCAGATAAAAACAGGATATCCTTCCTAAGTGGTCAAATTCCGCTGATTCCCAGTTCTATGGAAATGATAAGCAGAGAGCCCGTCTTGCAAGGTGTTCTGTCTCTTCGTCATTTTGATACAATAAAAACCACAATagatgccaagaagcagcttTTCATGACATGCTTTGTCACCAGCGACCTTATGGTTCCGATCGTCAGCCAAATCTGGTCTTTATACTGTGGTGGGATGCAGTACGAATCCGAACTATGGATGGATAAAGAAGACGATCCTGTAAGGAGTCTAATAATTGTGAAGATCTCTGGCCTGCCGCGCAATGCCCTATGCGAGTGGAGTGGAGTGGCCTGTCGAGAGCTTTCAGTTGTAGATCCtgtcgaagatgaagacatCCAGGACCTCAAGTCTATATCCCATGTAAAGGTGCAAGCGAAGGGTTCCTGCGTCGTCAGCACGGTCGAGGTCACAAACGGACAAGCTCAGATACAGTTTACGACCGGATTCGCTGATTGTCTtgaggatttgaagattttcATGAACTCCATAAACTCCCGGTACAAGGCCACGCTTTATTTTAATCCAAGTGACACACAAGATTTTCCTGCAATTGCCAACACCGAATTTCTTCCTGTCGAAAGGATCTTTGACTGTAATGGAACAGCACACAAGTTTGGATTTCATTTGACAGTATAA
- the PUT1 gene encoding proline dehydrogenase (ancestral locus Anc_8.348), translating to MSLKSQLYWKSALLRSGFAPSRAMIYGSCAVGRRYVSETSAAKNTAAGAVPPVFDAQNRRLFPQLDQMQPPSSVAYLKTLSKKELLSLAVIGCVTINKLFLELAIKVFPFVPMFLVKWLISSLYCGGDNFAEVRECGRSLQKRGISNMMLSLTIEDAEGTKNIDINHIVDETIKSIHEVLKPNILAQLETATDVNDIAPGYIALKPSALVSNPGQALLHFKDKAWKSHRDQLVTNCSAITQVIYDLNQELLKKYPSRKTPFFVSTIDAEKYDLQKGGVYELQRLLFKKFNPKDSPIVSCIGTWQLYLTDSASELQAEYARAEEEGYKLGVKLVRGAYIHSEAKRDTIIQPTKEASDLNYNNVMTTVIENLLEKGSKSSYGHLVVASHNYHSQMLATNLLKKKGLQSGKSNVVLAQLLGMADNVTYDLIKNHDAKNIIKYVPWGPPLETKDYLLRRLQENGDAVRADNGLPLLKSILKSLFSSTTEAKNV from the coding sequence atgtctttgaagtctCAGTTGTACTGGAAAAGTGCCTTACTTCGTTCCGGTTTTGCTCCGTCAAGAGCAATGATATATGGCTCCTGTGCCGTAGGTCGGAGATATGTGTCTGAGACCTCTGCAGCCAAGAACACCGCGGCCGGAGCAGTTCCACCCGTTTTCGATGCCCAGAATAGGAGATTATTTCCCCAGCTTGATCAGATGCAGCCTCCCAGTTCCGTGGCTTACTTAAAGACTTTGAGTAAGAAGGAGTTGTTATCGCTTGCGGTTATTGGCTGTGTTACCATCAACAAGTTATTTCTAGAATTAGCCATTAAAGTGTTTCCCTTTGTGCCGATGTTCCTTGTGAAATGGCTGATTTCCTCCTTGTACTGTGGTGGCGACAACTTTGCGGAAGTAAGAGAGTGCGGGAGGAGCTTGCAAAAGCGTGGAATTTCAAATATGATGTTATCTTTGACTATCGAAGATGCTGAGGGGACTAAAAATATTGACATCAATCATATCGTTGACGAAACGATCAAATCTATCCATGAGGTATTGAAACCAAATATTTTGGCCCAGTTGGAGACCGCTACTGATGTCAATGATATTGCACCGGGATATATCGCTTTGAAGCCTTCGGCGCTGGTATCCAATCCGGGTCAAGCCTTGCTTCACTTTAAAGACAAGGCATGGAAATCTCATCGCGATCAATTAGTTACAAATTGCAGCGCAATCACACAAGTCATCTATGATCTGAACCAagaattgttgaagaagtatCCATCAAGAAAGACCCCATTTTTCGTTTCCACTATTGACGCAGAAAAGTATGATTTGCAAAAAGGTGGTGTCTATGAACTACAAAGATTGCTTTTCAAAAAGTTTAATCCGAAGGATAGCCCCATCGTCTCTTGCATTGGTACTTGGCAATTGTACCTAACAGACTCTGCCTCCGAATTGCAAGCTGAGTACGCGAGggctgaggaagaaggttACAAACTGGGTGTCAAGTTAGTGCGTGGTGCCTACATCCACTCCGAAGCAAAGCGCGACACGATCATCCAGCCAACGAAGGAAGCTTCTGATCTTAACTATAACAATGTTATGACTACCGTTATCGAAAACTTGCTGGAAAAGGGTTCGAAATCGAGTTATGGCCACTTAGTGGTGGCGTCCCACAACTACCATTCACAAATGTTAGCAACGAATctactgaagaagaaaggatTGCAATCTGGTAAAAGCAATGTGGTGCTCGCTCAATTGCTCGGGATGGCAGACAACGTTACTTACGATTTGATTAAAAACCACGATGCTAAGAACATCATCAAGTATGTTCCATGGGGTCCGCCACTGGAGACTAAGGACTAtcttttgagaagattgcAAGAGAACGGTGACGCTGTGAGAGCGGATAACGGGCTACCATTATTGAAGTCCATTTTAAAGTCTCTATTTTCAAGTACGACGGAAGCAAAAAATGTCTAA
- the RRN5 gene encoding Rrn5p (ancestral locus Anc_8.347) → MVNEKKSRDLLADYFDVFNEEVKQFLDPYASNDYELEGSHIHIDSKVSWFEDNKKTEDTASVSELESESESDDAADSYDDERYQTAEEYQEETPRRDGDNGGSMGSFWSVAEKIMFFHCLSRYSIHGLDEWRERLPSKSKFEILVYYRVLKENLNRLKTLGGSFRRILSRAELPIAYEMDEFYVSLEERMSARVRLETDTPAVDSEPDESGLISFENWNKRWMPIYSKTRAEELTPACYQPLPFSQDAMDFLTQRCIEYTRRLLTTAILTDMEKVSIPTALFRGQEEEANADDRTIVFSNPKKYFPHVVTKESIVNAVYLLRQEGFDAPTLPETILRTIKKFDLEHDEDGRLFRSKSLTASLVPSLLESFSVTGLPLSRQEAVGHPDEELDLPLIKKLYRLNGGKPPHKKRRIEQPEDHFLQDDELDRMDNPLELELCDWETQLLDAADMRESRLHQHRLIAYFTGDTTPLTVEANTTLQDIKSPIPLVPTTMIKRYMHSNT, encoded by the coding sequence ATGGTcaatgagaagaagagtcGAGATTTATTAGCTGACTATTTTGATGTTTTTAACGAGGAAGTGAAGCAATTTCTTGACCCGTACGCCAGCAACGACTATGAGTTAGAAGGATCGCACATTCATATCGACAGTAAGGTTAGCTGGTTCGAAGATAATAAGAAAACAGAGGACACTGCTTCGGTTTCGGAGCTGGAGTCCGAGTCTGAGTCTGACGATGCGGCCGACAGTTACGACGACGAGCGCTACCAGACAGCCGAAGAGTACCAAGAGGAGACACCTAGGAGAGACGGTGACAATGGTGGATCGATGGGGAGCTTTTGGAGCGTAGCTGAAAAGATTATGTTCTTCCATTGCCTCTCTCGCTACTCGATTCACGGATTGGATGAATGGCGGGAGAGGCTACCTTCGAAGTCCAAATTCGAGATTCTTGTGTACTACAGGGTTCTTAAAGAAAACCTGAACCGTCTGAAGACGTTGGGAGGAAGCTTCCGCCGAATACTGTCGAGAGCTGAGCTACCGATTGCCTACGAGATGGATGAGTTTTATGTTTCCCTCGAAGAGAGAATGAGCGCGAGAGTCAGGCTGGAGACTGATACGCCTGCCGTGGATTCTGAACCTGATGAAAGCGGCCTGATATCTTTCGAAAACTGGAATAAGCGGTGGATGCCGATATACTCGAAAACTAGGGCGGAGGAGCTGACCCCAGCATGTTACCAGCCGTTGCCTTTTTCGCAAGACGCCATGGATTTCCTGACCCAACGTTGCATCGAGTACACTAGACGACTTCTGACTACAGCAATCCTTACCGACATGGAGAAAGTCAGCATTCCAACGGCTCTATTtcgaggacaagaagaggaggcCAACGCGGATGACCGCACAATCGTCTTCTCCAATCCGAAGAAGTACTTTCCTCATGTAGTAACCAAGGAGAGCATCGTGAACGCCGTATATTTACTAAGACAAGAGGGTTTCGATGCCCCAACGCTGCCCGAAACAATACTGAGGACTATAAAGAAGTTTGACTTGGAGCATGACGAGGATGGAAGGCTATTCAGGAGCAAATCTCTCACGGCTTCCCTGGTGCCTTCCCTGCTGGAAAGCTTCTCCGTCACAGGACTGCCCCTTTCaagacaagaagctgttggACACCCAGACGAGGAACTAGATCTCCCtctcatcaagaagctgtaCAGGCTAAATGGCGGAAAGCCGCCGCATAAGAAAAGGCGGATAGAACAGCCAGAGGATCATTTCTTGCAGGACGATGAGCTCGACCGAATGGACAATCCGCTCGAGTTGGAGCTCTGCGATTGGGAAACGCAACTTCTCGATGCCGCGGACATGCGCGAGTCGCGCTTGCATCAACACAGGCTGATAGCATACTTCACAGGCGACACAACACCGCTTACGGTTGAAGCAAATACTACCTTGCAAGACATAAAGAGCCCAATTCCACTGGTTCCAACCACTATGATCAAGCGGTATATGCATTCTAACACGTGA
- the SLS1 gene encoding Sls1p (ancestral locus Anc_8.346), with product MFVPRLSPQVAFRSTRQLVANAKLFYSTIPKDVSDCSEETRLKTELDADGPFQNSEDSISDHYQLAERAFARTRGKKRKPAKANIVVLDPKQAGLLRKRRTPGYFRRRHEQEKLSVLEGVELGVVSDRQPKSRHESALTSKSASAVRSNDIFSKIESQRNKLLVFKSSVSKEQAVRSIRYQEPMQKAVSKRRFEQLEQLLDSAYTLPQLRAYTKEYYGAANSKMTKRDIIHQIVTKYWKCVINDQMNESEDLITERIIDISTRDMYLLLLTNNGKILNNFARIGATLAVAIDENILIVRATRPIIKYVEVSLNKILSNVNTAVLPVKDIILNHTAGKVQPNKNEQELVSMVQRESAAYFEKRQTEANERDGDYNISAFGAKRISKAKKLLLWGIDYHPQLIEKVEMLSEESAESFRKFPFTNVESLDWINRNKDWYRLQQPIGKNSTKESSISHFSALLTDKKVDQWYDFLVGVNKLNETPHLMKLCTARETQKVFSLTLGQILASMNGSSETASTMFEPKVAQVASKLLELPPYDQSTSKDELFTVDQHEYYVQLKFMPDLSTVSASDTNAPPLELWFELDDYDSAITSTARCIIQQEQRALLLQTPHLPNDYRINVDTMAELIEPFEESPERWLEDQAGIKQFIQDAQLTFNTRKKLVIPNSVDVNLPSVGASGAIEKCNVRYDYVNACYHRVLRLVYKDKYMVQFSDVKAGSLGGRYTQVDFIGGEALSRDDFKQFLTDVAQSF from the coding sequence ATGTTTGTCCCAAGACTTAGTCCCCAAGTGGCTTTTCGAAGTACCCGACAGCTTGTAGCGAATGCGAAGTTATTTTACTCGACAATACCGAAAGATGTCAGTGATTGTAGCGAAGAAACGAGATTGAAGACCGAACTTGATGCCGATGGCCCATTTCAAAACTCTGAGGATAGCATATCAGATCATTATCAATTGGCAGAGCGTGCGTTCGCCAGAACGAGAGGCAAGAAAAGGAAGCCTGCCAAGGCTAATATAGTCGTTCTTGATCCTAAACAGGCGGGATTGCTGAGAAAGCGGCGGACTCCTGGTTATTTTAGACGCCGGCATGAGCAGGAGAAATTGTCAGTCCTCGAAGGTGTAGAGCTCGGCGTTGTGTCAGACCGACAACCGAAGAGCAGACATGAAAGCGCATTAACCTCCAAATCAGCCTCCGCAGTAAGGTCTAACGACATATTTAGCAAGATTGAATCTCAGAGAAACAAACTACTCGTTTTCAAAAGTTCTGTATCTAAAGAGCAGGCCGTGAGGTCCATCAGATATCAAGAGCCGATGCAAAAAGCCGTTTCCAAGCGTAGATTTGAGCAGTTGGAGCAATTGCTCGACTCAGCGTATACGTTGCCGCAGCTGAGGGCGTACACAAAGGAGTATTATGGCGCAGCAAATAGTAAAATGACGAAAAGAGATATCATTCATCAAATAGTCACAAAATACTGGAAATGTGTTATCAACGATCAAATGAACGAGTCTGAAGACCTGATCACAGAGCGGATCATAGATATTAGCACCCGAGACATGTACCTTTTGCTACTCACAAACAATGGTAAGATTCTCAACAACTTCGCTCGCATTGGGGCAACATTAGCCGTTGCCATTGACGAGAATATCCTTATTGTGCGTGCAACCAGGCCAATTATCAAATACGTTGAAGTTTccttgaacaagatacTCTCTAATGTGAATACGGCCGTGCTACCTGTCAAAGATATTATCCTGAACCACACAGCAGGGAAGGTGCAGCCCAATAAAAATGAACAGGAATTGGTATCGATGGTGCAAAGAGAGAGTGCTGCTTATTTCGAGAAAAGACAGACCGAAGCCAACGAGAGGGATGGCGATTATAACATCTCAGCGTTTGGCGCAAAGAGGATTTCGAAAGCGAAAAAGCTGCTACTATGGGGAATTGATTATCACCCGCAACTCATTGAGAAGGTTGAGATGTTGAGTGAGGAATCTGCAGAGTCTTTCAGGAAATTTCCGTTCACGAACGTGGAAAGCTTAGACTGGATTAATAGAAACAAAGATTGGTACAGATTACAGCAGCCTATAGGCAAAAATTCGACAAAGGAAAGCTCAATAAGCCATTTCTCGGCCCTGCTTACAGATAAAAAGGTGGATCAGTGGTATGATTTTTTGGTCGGCGTCAACAAACTCAATGAGACACCACATTTGATGAAGTTATGTACCGCCAGAGAGACTCAAAAGGTTTTTAGTCTCACGTTGGGACAAATTTTGGCATCAATGAATGGATCTTCAGAGACGGCCTCTACCATGTTCGAGCCGAAGGTGGCACAAGTTGCTTCAAAACTGCTCGAATTGCCACCATATGATCAGTCAACTTCGAAAGATGAGCTCTTTACTGTGGATCAACATGAATACTATGTGCAGCTTAAGTTCATGCCCGACCTTTCGACGGTCTCAGCATCTGATACAAATGCTCCGCCTCTGGAACTGTGGTTCGAGCTCGATGACTATGACAGCGCCATAACAAGCACAGCCAGATGCATCATTCAACAGGAACAGCGCGCATTACTACTGCAGACTCCTCATTTGCCCAACGATTACCGGATAAACGTTGACACGATGGCCGAACTTATCGAGCCGTTTGAAGAGTCGCCAGAACGTTGGCTCGAGGATCAAGCCGGCATCAAGCAGTTCATTCAAGACGCGCAACTTACTTTCAACACTAGAAAGAAACTTGTCATACCCAACTCCGTTGACGTCAACCTGCCCTCAGTTGGCGCCAGCGGCGCCATAGAGAAATGCAATGTCAGATACGATTACGTGAACGCGTGCTACCATAGGGTCTTGAGACTGGTCTATAAGGACAAATACATGGTTCAATTTTCCGATGTCAAGGCTGGCTCACTGGGTGGGCGCTATACACAGGTCGACTTCATCGGAGGCGAGGCGCTAAGTCGCGATGACTTCAAGCAATTCCTCACGGACGTTGCACAATCCTTCTAG
- the CWC15 gene encoding U2-type spliceosomal complex subunit CWC15 (ancestral locus Anc_8.345), whose protein sequence is MTTSHRPQLEARSGAKGASYVPTGTQHARLLPGHTKLKLRNKKADRNAEVGGELSEAKTDEVDSSEDGSVNEPAEEAEEDEEEDDDQEALLQELNKIRQERRGAKINDKGEPMVKIEDGLSQLTPVPSSGRSWRKSTTFGRNRVHKASNTQGADNGADYQNDLLKSKYHQDFMRRYVK, encoded by the coding sequence ATGACCACTTCTCACAGACCCCAGCTGGAGGCCAGAAGTGGAGCCAAAGGTGCTTCCTATGTTCCCACTGGCACGCAACATGCCAGACTGCTGCCGGGGCATACAAAGCTGAAGCTGCGCAACAAGAAGGCTGATCGCAACGCTGAGGTCGGTGGCGAGCTCTCAGAGGCCAAGACTGACGAAGTTGACTCGTCAGAGGACGGTAGTGTGAACGAGCCGGCggaagaagcagaggaggacgaggaagaagacgatgacCAAGAGGCGTTGCTGCAGGAGCTGAATAAGATCAGACAGGAGAGGAGAGGGGCCAAAATCAACGACAAAGGCGAGCCCATGGTGAAGATCGAGGATGGACTTAGCCAGCTGACGCCTGTGCCGAGCAGCGGGCGAAGTTGGCGTAAATCGACGACTTTTGGTAGGAACAGAGTGCACAAAGCTTCCAACACACAAGGTGCTGATAACGGTGCCGACTACCAGAATGATTTGCTGAAATCAAAGTATCACCAGGATTTCATGAGGCGCTATGTGAAGTGA
- the NBP2 gene encoding adaptor protein NBP2 (ancestral locus Anc_8.344): MLLHKTLLERPTAAMPVQTHADRTLSTSGEPASRAKYFDQSPEDHDTCEKLENEEPDQLDDTSEGYISTKDFAYDQSNPLHHGYLQGAEDYYDEEDMMCDGDEDINEDQGKRQSIILPKDYLINQLAVALYDFEPENDNELGLREGDVVFISYRHGQGWLVAENQERTKTGLVPEDFVTYLEDSDDGEETAETARPFYLTQFITQGMNSATGTEDARNYDDDDHEDDEEWEDVDHLEEEIADKLNISNK, translated from the coding sequence ATGCTCCTACACAAGACATTACTGGAACGACCAACAGCTGCCATGCCTGTTCAAACACATGCGGATAGGACACTATCGACGTCTGGTGAGCCAGCTTCGAGAGCTAAGTACTTCGATCAGTCGCCTGAGGACCATGACACTTGCGAGAAGCTCGAGAACGAGGAACCCGATCAGTTGGATGACACTTCAGAAGGATATATATCGACCAAGGACTTTGCATATGATCAGTCGAACCCACTACATCACGGCTATCTGCAGGGCGCAGAGGATTACtacgacgaagaggataTGATGTGCGACGGAGATGAGGATATCAATGAAGACCAAGGCAAGAGGCAGAGCATCATACTTCCCAAGGATTACCTGATAAACCAGCTGGCGGTTGCCCTGTACGATTTTGAGCCCGAGAACGATAACGAGCTTGGTCTGAGAGAGGGCGATGTGGTGTTCATCAGCTATAGACATGGGCAAGGCTGGCTGGTGGCAGAAAACCAGGAGAGGACCAAGACGGGTTTGGTACCGGAAGACTTTGTAACGTATCTGGAAGACAGCGATGATGGCGAAGAAACGGCAGAGACCGCACGGCCATTCTATCTGACTCAATTCATCACGCAGGGCATGAACTCTGCAACTGGCACCGAGGACGCTAGGAATtatgacgatgatgatcatgaggatgacgaagaatGGGAGGACGTTGACCACCTGGAGGAGGAAATCGCCGATAAACTCAATATAAGCAATAAATAG
- the ACL4 gene encoding Acl4p (ancestral locus Anc_8.343) — protein MSREISDAIHLGSLEVFHSMGEVDTCIREAKKALCEHNVKEALQKLKPFKKSLSSTDNVSLIQAFADAYLDDGQLEKAYPLLSRACELDADGKQGGSEKFFTLGQATGGQTGLSILLQGIENISKEAGEELNQEQTDKIVSGLLSMIEIWMTDLCMEAEAETQCEELLGKAMEISDGKSPEVWSMLGSVRISQQRFAEAIEAFTQSWNFFEIKRQDIERRSKAMEASSYEEHVQLLQPLLSLAKMCIEMGLYDISLNILNVVTDIDEDNLEAYYLQGFTYYMISKMEMFKLTNPDVVVKPENMLEFNQHFKELSLDLNNESLSETIHEAKIALSFAFRLGQNVGAMDELTYELVAGTEEILDELGGPLSDQELAAVRKGADGADIRDPDAMLDELCNEDI, from the coding sequence ATGAGTAGAGAGATCAGTGACGCAATTCATCTTGGCTCGCTTGAAGTTTTCCATTCGATGGGTGAGGTCGACACATGTATAAGggaggccaagaaggcgTTGTGTGAGCACAATGTTAAAGAAGCATTGCAGAAACTTAAGCCTTTCAAAAAGTCACTAAGTAGCACGGACAACGTCTCGTTGATTCAAGCATTCGCTGATGCTTATCTTGATGATGGTCAATTGGAGAAGGCATATCCGTTATTATCGAGGGCTTGCGAACTCGATGCTGATGGCAAACAGGGCGGTTCGGAGAAGTTCTTCACTTTAGGACAGGCAACAGGTGGTCAGACGGGCTTAAGTATATTGCTACAGGGTATCGAGAATATTTCAAAGGAAGCTGGCGAAGAGCTTAACCAAGAGCAGACGGATAAAATAGTTAGTGGGCTTCTGTCAATGATCGAGATATGGATGACGGATTTGTGCAtggaagctgaagcagagacACAATGCGAGGAATTGCTGGGGAAAGCTATGGAGATTAGTGACGGTAAGTCGCCAGAAGTTTGGTCGATGCTTGGATCGGTCAGGATCTCGCAGCAAAGATTCGCGGAGGCCATCGAAGCGTTCACTCAGTCGTGgaatttcttcgagatcAAAAGACAGGATATtgagagaagatcaaaaGCCATGGAGGCATCCAGCTACGAGGAGCATGTCCAGCTGTTGCAGCCGCTGTTATCGCTGGCCAAGATGTGCATCGAAATGGGGCTCTATGATATATCTTTGAATATTCTCAACGTGGTCACAGACATTGACGAGGATAACTTGGAAGCTTACTACCTGCAAGGGTTCACTTATTATATGATAAGCAAGATGGAGATGTTCAAATTGACAAACCCGGATGTCGTCGTGAAGCCGGAGAATATGCTCGAGTTTAACCagcatttcaaagagctgagTCTTGACCTGAACAACGAAAGTCTAAGCGAAACAATTCACGAGGCAAAGATAGCGTTGAGCTTTGCATTCAGGCTGGGCCAAAATGTGGGGGCAATGGACGAGCTTACTTACGAGTTGGTAGCGGGCACCGAAGAGATCTTAGACGAACTAGGCGGCCCGCTAAGTGACCAAGAGCTTGCTGCTGTCAGGAAAGGCGCTGATGGCGCCGATATCCGCGACCCAGACGCCATGCTCGATGAGTTATGCAATGAAGATATATAA